A segment of the Streptomyces pactum genome:
GATCGTCATGGAGTCACCGACGAACATGAACCTGAGCATCCGCTCATCATGGACGATCCGCCTGGCCGGCGCGATGTGAGCCCGGCCACGCAGCGTGACCGGCGGCGTGAACGCCCGTACGGGATGGCAGGCTTGGCGCATGCGCCGATCTTTCGCCGTCCTCGCCTCGGCCCTTCTCGTGGGCGCGTTCGCCGTGCCCGCCTCCGCCGCCGACGGGGGCGACGGGAGCGACGGCTTCACGATCAAGGACCCGCGCATCACCGAGTCCAGCGGCCTCGCCGCCTCCCGCCTGCACCCCGGCGTCTACTGGACGCACAACGACCAGGACAACGGGCCCTACCTGTACGCCGTGGACGGCTCCACCGGCGAGACCGTCGCCCGGGTCGCGCTCTCGGGCGTCGGCACGCCCCGGGACGTCGAGGCGATCTCCATCGGGCCGGACAACCGGATCTTCGTCGGCGACATCGGGGACAACGACGGCGTGACCTGGCCCTACGTGTGGATCTACGAGCTGCCCGAGCCGACGGAACTGAAGGACCAGACGGTCAAGGCGACGCAGTACGTCGTGAAGTACGCGGACGGCTCCCGTGACGCCGAGTCGATGGCCGTCCACCCGAAGACCGGGCGGGTCTACATCATCGACAAGCACGAGGACGGCGGGCACCTGTACGAGGGGCCTGCGAGGCTTTCCGCCTCCGGCACCAACGTCTTCCGGCGTGCAGCCCCCGTCGGACTCTGGGCCACCGATGCCGCCTTCTCCCCGGACGGCGAGCGGCTCGCCGTCCGCGGCTACCTCGGGGGCATCTGGTACGACTGGAACGGCGGGCAGATCCAGCGCAAGGGGCGGATCAGCGTCCCGCTCGGGCAGGGGGAGTCCGTCACCTACACCACCGACGGCGAGAAGCTGCTGCTCGGGATGGAGGGCGCGGGCAGCCCCGTGAAGGCCGAGGACGCGCCCGGGGGCGGCGGGTCGGCGGGGGGCGGCTCCGACGCCTCGGGGGAGGGCTCCGCAGGGGCCGACGGTCCGGGCGGGAGCACCCTCGGGGTCGGGGCGGTCGGGCTGCTCGTCGCGTGCGCCGTCGCGTTCTTCGGGCTACGACGGCTGTTCCGCCGCCGCTGAGCCGTGCGCCGCTGAGCCGTGCGCCGCTGGGCCGTCCGCCGCTGGGCCGTCCGCCGCACGCCGCGCGGACACCAGCACCTCCAGCCCGTCCAGGATGCGTTGCAGCCCGAACTCGAAGTGGTCGAAGTCGGTGCCGAAGGTGTCCTCCGAGAGGGAGGCCAGAACGGGGTAGCGTCCGCTGCTCATGGCCTTCTCCAGCGCCGGCTGCTGGGCGGCCCAGAACTGCGCGTCCGTCAGCCCGGAGGTGCGCTCGGCCTCCTCCGCGTACACCTGGGTGCGGGCGGCCCCGACGACGTATCCGTCGACCATGATGATCGCCGACACCAGCTCGGGGTCGGTCAGGCCCATCGGCTTGATCCGGTCGAGGACCCTTTCCAGGCCGTCCAGGGCGCTCGGGCCGAGCACCGGGCGGGACTGGTTGACCTCCAGCAGCCACGTGTGGCGGCGGTAGAGGGCGAGTGCGGCGCGGCCGAGCGCCTCCAGCGCCGCGCGCCAGCCGTCGTCGCCGAAGTCGCCGGGGTTCTCGGACGGGCGCTGCACGCGGTCCAGCATCAGGTCGATCAGCTCGCCCTTGCCGGGGACGTAGCGGTACAGGGACATGGTCCCGGTGCCCAGCTCGGTGGCGATCCGGCGCATCGAGACCGCGCCCAGCCCCTCCCGGTCCGCGACCTCGACGGCGACCTCGACGATCCGCTCCAGCGTCAGGCCCGGCTTGGGCCCCCGGCTGGGCCGCCTGCCGGTGTCCCACAACAGTTCGAGGGTGCGGCCGATGTCACCGCTGCCGCTGGTCTCCGTACCGCTTGCCATGAGGTCAGTCTAAGTCCGCGGAAATTAACTGGGTACGGTGTACGCGCAATAGGGTACGGTGTACTCAGTTAGGGAGTGGAGAGGGGGACCCATGAGCGACGCATACGCGGTACGGGCCGAGGGGCTGGAGAAGAGGTACCGCGGGAAACGCGCCCTCGACGGCTTCGACCTGGCCGTCCGCGAGGGCACCGTGCACGGCCTGCTGGGGCCGAACGGCGCCGGCAAGACCACCGCCGTGCGCATCCTGTCCACGCTGATCCGGCTGGACGGGGGACGGGCCGAGGTGGCGGGTCTCGACGTCGCCCGGCAGGCGCGCGAGGTGCGGG
Coding sequences within it:
- a CDS encoding TetR/AcrR family transcriptional regulator; the encoded protein is MASGTETSGSGDIGRTLELLWDTGRRPSRGPKPGLTLERIVEVAVEVADREGLGAVSMRRIATELGTGTMSLYRYVPGKGELIDLMLDRVQRPSENPGDFGDDGWRAALEALGRAALALYRRHTWLLEVNQSRPVLGPSALDGLERVLDRIKPMGLTDPELVSAIIMVDGYVVGAARTQVYAEEAERTSGLTDAQFWAAQQPALEKAMSSGRYPVLASLSEDTFGTDFDHFEFGLQRILDGLEVLVSARRAADGPAADGPAAHGSAAHGSAAAEQPS